TGGACACTAAGCCCTGGCAATCATGAGATGGATTACGGTGAAATTTCACCGTGACATTTTCATCCAATTTGCATTCCCTCTCCCGAGGTGAATACTGATAAGAGTAATTGTTTACGTTTGCTGTTGCTATCAATCGTACCTCGTACATTTTACGTGGATTGATGATAATCGGCTGGTCCAGTTCCACTGGTATTTCTTTGTCGCCGCTGATCACTGTTTTTGctttgaaaatagttttggtCGGTGCAATCACGTCGAATGATTGAGCGCCCACTTCTCTGACGATTACTTTGAAAGTATGATTCACCGCGTAGCCGCTGCTTTCACGAAGACCATAGCAATAAAGTTTGCCTAAGATCAATGGTGTATTTGTCGAGAACCACATCGATTCGGTGTTTTGAATCTGGTAACTAGAAATGCCGCCGGTACAGAGATCTCTCCGACATATCATCAATTTGTTTTCGTCCAATAGAAGTGATGATTGCAATCGTGGATGTTCCACAAACAAATTCGGGATGAATTTCTCTGCGCCGCTATACAAAATGTTTACCAAATCATCTCGCGTAAACATTTCCTCAAAAGGTAGCGTATGACCGACTAGTTCATCATTTGACATTGTGTTAAagcgaatgaagtaaaaacaATCGCCCAGTTgagttttcagattttttgaattgatttcgATTCCGTTTTGCTGACAATCGTGTGTGACCCATGCTATGCATGCCTGGAAGACTTCCGTTTCCTTGCACGGAAGAGCTTCGAACTGAAGGATTTGCTTGAGAACTTCTCGATTACAATTTAGAAACGATTCGGATTTGAACACATCATCGGGAAAtgcacaaataattttctcacaGAACGACTTCAATGGATCATGTTTAGCTAAGACAGCCAATTGATAGGCCCAGCAGATGTCTTCGATTGCCACTTGTCCAATGTGAGATGAGGCGTAATTTTCAAGATGCTCATTCATGTCGTATTTGTCACACAATCGAACGActtct
This region of Bradysia coprophila strain Holo2 chromosome IV, BU_Bcop_v1, whole genome shotgun sequence genomic DNA includes:
- the LOC119066772 gene encoding BTB/POZ domain-containing protein 3-like, with translation MTSESRNNSISKAIAKLYLNAELADIVFVFKIDEETEKIPAHKNVLASFSPVFYAMFLGPIKETERVKIVDSSPEAFKEFLTFFYLEEVKLTMENMAEVVRLCDKYDMNEHLENYASSHIGQVAIEDICWAYQLAVLAKHDPLKSFCEKIICAFPDDVFKSESFLNCNREVLKQILQFEALPCKETEVFQACIAWVTHDCQQNGIEINSKNLKTQLGDCFYFIRFNTMSNDELVGHTLPFEEMFTRDDLVNILYSGAEKFIPNLFVEHPRLQSSLLLDENKLMICRRDLCTGGISSYQIQNTESMWFSTNTPLILGKLYCYGLRESSGYAVNHTFKVIVREVGAQSFDVIAPTKTIFKAKTVISGDKEIPVELDQPIIINPRKMYEVRLIATANVNNYSYQYSPRERECKLDENVTVKFHRNPSHDCQGLVSSLYFYQL